From the genome of Verrucomicrobiota bacterium:
CGTCCTGAAATAGATTGTTACTTCGAAATGAAAGAATCGAGGTATCCTATGCGAGTGATTCGTTGCAGTATTAGCCTACGCGAAGCAGTCTTCCAACGGTTAGGATACAACGGTCTTGCAGCGCCAGTTCGCCCGCGCCAAAGGCTTTGGGTTCCGCGCCCATGGGGAAGATACGGCCATCAATGCCCATATCGCCGACCTGGACCTTGTTGGGGATGCCGCCCAGGGCGACGCCGGCTACAGCAACCGCGTCTGCCCGGGGATATACACCGAATAGCTCCCGTTCGCTCCAGGTTTCACCGGCGGCTCCATGCCGTCGTGGCATTCTTCCGGTTTCGGGGCGTAGGCAAAGTTGGATTGGTTGATTTGTTCCCAGGTGACTTCCTTGCCGGTGTAACAGGAGATTTGCCCCATGATGCCGATCATCGTGCTGCGCGCCATGTAATCGCCGTTGTTGATGGGCACCCCGGAGCGAATCGAGGCGAACAATCTATCATGCTCGATTTGGTAGGCGTCTACCTTGCCTTGCGGTTTCCATTGCCAGGCGTTCTCGCCCCAGATCCGGCAGGCCTTGATGGAGGCCCGCCCTTTGGAACCAAGCAGGATGCTCGAATCTTCGTTGTAACAGCCCGTGGTGGTCCGGCACAAGGCGTACAGGCGGACGCCACTCGCAAACTCGTACACCACCGAATGATGGTCAAACACGTTGCCGTAAACCTCCTCCACCATCGTTGAACGCCCGCCCAACCCGTGGCACTTCACCGGGGCCTGCTCCTTTAACACCCAACTCGCGCGATCCAGGTTATGCACCAGCGATTGCACCACGTCATCCCCGGAAAGCCAGGTGAAATGATATTGCGTGCTGAACTGATACTCCAACTCCGATAAACCGGCCTTGCGTTCCGTGACGCCATACGGGGCGCGCAGGAAGTTCTCCTCGATGGACACCACGTCGCCAATCGCGCCGTCATGAATGCGCTGGATGATCTCCTGGTAGCCGGGATGATAACGGCTGTGCAGGCCGGAGACGACCGATAGCTTCTTCTCCTTGGCCAGGTCGCACGCCGCCTTCATCATCTTGATGCCATACGGATCAATGCCGTGCGGCTTCTCCGTGAACACATGCTTGCCGGCCTCGATGGCCGCTTTGGTATGAAACGGATGGAACTTGGCCGCGTTGGCGATCAACACCACATCCGCACACTCGATGACCTTTTTATAACCGTCCAGGCCGGGGAAGCAGCGGTCCTGCGGCACCTCCACCTGCGTGGGCTTCTGCTGTTTGATCCGGTTCAACTTATCCTGGATGCGATCCATGAAGATATCGTTCATCGCCACCAGGCGCGCGCCGGGGTCCGCGCTCAGCGCCTGGACCACCGCGCCGGAATTGCGTCCCCCGCAGCCGATCATCCCCACGCGGATGACGTCGCTGCCGGCGGCATGTGCGAACCGGGCCGTCTCCAGCGTGCCAAGCGCCACCGCGGCCGTGGCGGCAGTGGAAGTTTTCAAGAACTGGCGCCGGGTGGCGGCCAGCGAAGCGACCGGGGTCTCGGATGTATTCATCATAATCAATCGCGGCGGTTAGTTTTCAACGAAACTAAGGTCCCCCGCTTCAAAGTCAATCGGAAACGATCCGGGATGACGGACGGCAGGGCTGGCTACCGGAACCGTGGAAACAGGGACCGCGAGAGGCGCGGCGCGCATTTTTCCTGAGATTTGGCTTTCCACTCGACGCCGGGCAAGGGCGTGCTACAGTATTTCATTATGGCTTTGGAACATTCCAATGAAGCACAAAAGGTCAACCTGCGCCGCCCGGATATCATGGCGGTGGTGCAGGCCCAGGTGCTTTCGCATTATCGCAGCGAACTCGTCGAGCGCATCCGCGCCAACGGCGCGGTGCTCACTGCCGAGGGGCTCACTGTCAAATTGGCGAAGGAGTTCGGTTTCTGCTACGGCGTCGAGCGCGCGATTGATCTGGCCTACGCGGCCCGCAAATCATTTCCGTCGCAAACGCCGATTTACCTGCTGGGCGAGATCATTCACAACCCGGAGGTGAACGACCAGATCCATAACATGGGCATTCACACCATCTCCAGCCGTCCGAAC
Proteins encoded in this window:
- a CDS encoding Gfo/Idh/MocA family oxidoreductase, whose product is MMNTSETPVASLAATRRQFLKTSTAATAAVALGTLETARFAHAAGSDVIRVGMIGCGGRNSGAVVQALSADPGARLVAMNDIFMDRIQDKLNRIKQQKPTQVEVPQDRCFPGLDGYKKVIECADVVLIANAAKFHPFHTKAAIEAGKHVFTEKPHGIDPYGIKMMKAACDLAKEKKLSVVSGLHSRYHPGYQEIIQRIHDGAIGDVVSIEENFLRAPYGVTERKAGLSELEYQFSTQYHFTWLSGDDVVQSLVHNLDRASWVLKEQAPVKCHGLGGRSTMVEEVYGNVFDHHSVVYEFASGVRLYALCRTTTGCYNEDSSILLGSKGRASIKACRIWGENAWQWKPQGKVDAYQIEHDRLFASIRSGVPINNGDYMARSTMIGIMGQISCYTGKEVTWEQINQSNFAYAPKPEECHDGMEPPVKPGANGSYSVYIPGQTRLL